Proteins encoded in a region of the Solanum dulcamara chromosome 9, daSolDulc1.2, whole genome shotgun sequence genome:
- the LOC129902233 gene encoding protein TRAUCO, with amino-acid sequence MENLMATYQDDEEEEITADPTPSSAAEAPPTTDEALPLVAENGSVDTPQTESDLPSADPKSPLQSTKVEEDDDEENDDDDEEEEEEEEGEEAEEPPPKKHKPLSSLTLTTPKVEEEEEEEEEKQGDMTKLSLSTPTTAAKGMASSSSKKAKSKSKKKNNNNNLWTKSSSRKGKKKNKNNNSNQKSNGKKNGAVPAQEAEDKVYIIPIPRFPDKNDDGPDMEICLSKVYKAEKVDVSEDRLTAGSTKGYRMVRATRGVLEGAWYFEIKVVKLGDTGHTRLGWSTDKGDLQAPVGYDGNSFGYRDIDGSKIHKALREKYGEEGYGEGDVIGFYINLPEGARYAPKPPRLVWYKGQRYMCAADPKEDPPKIIPGSEISFFKNGVCQGVAFKDLYGGRYYPAASMYTLPDQPNCIVKFNFGPNFECFPEDFAGRSVPRPMVEVPYHGFDGRVENGNSWHSTRMCPMLKVVKEHVNKIGEAAEMIS; translated from the exons ATGGAGAATCTCATGGCTACTTACCAAGACGATGAAGAAGAGGAAATTACCGCCGACCCCACTCCGTCTTCCGCCGCCGAGGCTCCGCCGACCACAGATGAAGCTCTACCGTTAGTCGCAGAAAACGGTAGTGTGGATACTCCACAAACAGAATCCGATTTACCATCTGCCGACCCGAAAAGTCCCCTGCAATCCACCAAAGTGGAAGAAGACGACGACGAAGAAaacgatgatgatgatgaggaggaggaggaggaggaagaagggGAAGAAGCAGAAGAACCACCACCGAAGAAGCATAAGCCACTATCCAGTTTAACCCTAACAACACCAAAAgtagaggaagaagaagaagaggaggaggaaaaaCAAGGTGATATGACGAAATTATCCTTGTCGACACCTACAACAGCAGCTAAGGGAATGGCGTCGTCTAgcagcaagaaggcaaaatccaaatcgaagaagaaaaacaacaacaacaacctctGGACGAAATCCAGTTCGAGAaaagggaagaagaagaacaagaacaacaacagtAACCAAAAAAGCAACGGCAAGAAAAACGGAGCCGTTCCAGCACAAGAAGCAGAAGACAAAGTTTACATCATACCAATTCCAAGGTTTCCAGACAAAAATGATGATGGCCCAGATATGGAAATCTGTCTATCAAAGGTATACAAAGCAGAAAAAGTTGATGTAAGTGAAGATAGATTAACTGCAGGAAGTACAAAAGGTTACAGAATGGTGAGAGCAACAAGAGGGGTGTTAGAAGGAGCATGGTATTTCGAGATTAAGGTAGTGAAGTTAGGTGACACAGGGCATACACGACTTGGGTGGTCAACAGATAAAGGGGATTTGCAAGCCCCTGTTGGATATGATGGGAATAGTTTTGGGTATAGAGATATTGATGGTAGCAAGATTCATAAAGCATTAAGGGAGAAATACGGGGAAGAAGGGTATGGAGAAGGTGATGTCATTGGCTTTTATATTAATTTGCCTGAAGGTGCTCGATATGCCCCCAAACCACCTCGGCTTGTTTGGTATAAGGGACAGAGATATATGTGTGCAGCTGATCCTAAAGAAGATCCTCCTAAAATAATTCCTG GAAGTGAGATATCTTTCTTCAAAAATGGTGTTTGTCAAGGTGTTGCTTTCAAGGATCTTTATGGTGGTCGCTACTATCCTGCTGCTTCAATGTATACACTTCCTGACCAACCTAATTGCATTGTGAAGTTCAACTTCGGCCCGAACTTTGAATGCTTTCCTGAAGATTTTGCTGGGCGCTCTGTTCCAAGACCGATGGTTGAAGTTCCTTATCATGGATTTGATGGAAGAGTTGAGAATG